The Pogoniulus pusillus isolate bPogPus1 chromosome 24, bPogPus1.pri, whole genome shotgun sequence DNA segment TATCAATTGGTCGCAGATCAGGCTATTGTTGCAGGAAGCTGCTTTTATTTCTATGCTCCGTCGATCAACTATTTCCCTCACAGTCTCTTGCCGAAATTCAGTGGgtgtctctctctccctttctctctctcttcctcctccttcctgcctgtctgtctgtctctcctGCATGCCGTCTGTCTAGCTGGAAACCCAAGGAGAAGGCTGATCACGGCAGCTCCATCTAATACAAACAGCTGGGACTCTTCGGTGGCCTTTGCTGATGTCTATTGATTTAAGTAAATCTGGGACAGATAAAAGGGCCAGATCGAGGCTGATAAAAACTTGCCGATGTTTCACTGCTCGATGCAGTGCGTACTCTGCAACTTTGGAGGGCTGCTAGCAAGACGGCTTTAATGGGACCCCTGGTGTCATTCGCTCCAAGCCTCCATCTCCCCGGCAGACTAAGCGCTGCGGCCATCATGCCACAATGGTTATAATTTGGATCTTGTTCCTGAGTTTGTTGCAGGAGCCGTGGTCCCCTGGGCGGGCCGCTGGGGTGCCCGAGGCCGCCGGAACCTCCCCGAGCGACCCCCGTCTGCGGCGGGATGCGGGGGGCCGAGGCGGCGTCTACGAGCACCTCGGGGGAGCGCCCAGGCGCAGGAAACTCTACTGTGCCACCAAGTACCACCTCCAGATCCACCCCAACGGCAAGATCAACGGCACCCTGGAGAAAAACAGCGTCTTCAGTGAGTACTGGGCACACCTTTCCCCGTCCAGCTTCCCCCGGGGCTGACTgtattggggagggggggggggggagggtgtctCTCGCCCGGACCAATTGcgtcctgctccagcatccgCGGGCAGTCGGCGGCGGCTGCTGGGACCGTGCCGGACGGGGCGGTGGCGAGGCCGCTCATGCCTTTccgcctgccctgctctgcctggggtcGGAGTCGCTGCACGGTGTCCGGAGCTGCTTGGTGGGGTCCTGGTCACTCCCAGCTGACAGgaccttctctccctcccatcTCTGTGGTCGGCGAGACCTCGCCTTGGCATATCGAGGGGGGCCCCTCTGACTCTGCCGGACCCCGCGGCTCCCTTTCCGCACCCTCGCACCCTCCGGCTCCCACACCGGACCCGGGAGCTGCCGGGCTCGATGAGGTAACCTCCTCTGCCCCCAAGGCCGAGGAATCCGGAGCGTGTCCTACAGGGTGCGGTGACCTGCCTGGCGGTGGAGGGACTCAGTTCTCCCAGGGCGGAGTCGGATTCCCAAATCCCAAGCTGTCCCCGACGGGGACCTGGAACCTGCCTTGCGCAGCTCGTCTGACCTGTCACTTGCTCCACCGAGGGCTTCTCacgccagccctgccctgtcgGCTGGGCAGCCGTGCCCTCACATCACGCAGGGGCTGAATCCCTCTGCCCGACGGGCTGGCAGGCTGCCGCCCtcgcctcccttgtcctgccccagcttgtctcctgctggggacgTGAGCTTCCACGGGCTAAACCACATATGTCCCCTTTGACATGTGTCGGGGATCGGCGGCAATTAAGATGAAACGGGATATGTCGAGAGTGTGGAGGTCTGTGCGAGGGCGGCGGGAGGGAAGAGAGCGGGGCTCAGCTCTGCCGCTGCCCCGGGAGGGTCCCGGGCGCCCccgcagccagcctggccccggCAGCGGACACAGCCCGGCCTCTGTCCTGGCCCCACTACCTCAGGAAATGTAAATCCCGACTGATGATGGCACACAGAGATAGGgagacctcagggatcattTTGAAGTCCACAAAGGAAAACCACTATTTCCTAGAGGAAAACCTCCTCGCTAtcaaagcctggaggaggcatcCTTCAGCAGTGAATCGATGCCTGATTCAAACCAGCTGTACCAAACCACCCCAGCTTTTCCAAACACGATCAGGCTAGCAACCCAGTTCTGCAAAGGGGACAGACCTCTGGCACTGCTTTTATCATTGCCAAAATACAACCATGAATTTGTGTGTGCAAGGGTCACCTCTAGTTTCCAAACACTCGTTAGAGAAATACTGAGCCATCAGGTCACAGCTAGAGAATGAAGAGTCAGCTAGAGAGATCTGCACATACAACCCAGTATCTCCTGAGCCATTTGTGCCTACGTCAGCATCTTGGCACCTTTGGCTGGACATAAACATTTTGGCAGGTATTGTGCTAACCTTGCCAGTGGCAATCTTCTTGTGTTTGAGACCTTATGTCTGATGGCCTGAAATTCTCCTCCCTTTTAATTTGGCTTGGGCAGTCATGTTGCCCTTGTCTGGAGGGCTACACTGACTTCTTAAATGACGAGTTCTTTCCACGATTATATACATGGCTCTAAATGCAGCTGACTTGTTCTGGTTTACCCTCTGGAGACCTCAGCGAGGGCTTTGTCCTGAAATGGACAGCTTTGTGACTGGTTTCAGTAAGTCAAGAGCTCTTGTGTTCCTAAGCATTAAGGGGGATTTaaactttatatatatatatatatatatatatatatatacacatataggATTAAGCCAGCCTCTAGTTCAGCGTCAGATCTTTCTCAGTTTTGAAACAATTCAATCTCAATCAGATATCGAGGGTTTTATTGCAAGTTTATCTCAAACAATTCCCACATCGTGGTCGTTTCATGTGGATTCAAATAACAGCCAAGTTTCACTCACACGACTGCATGACGATTTGGATGTGAAGTAATGATAGCTGCGAAATCACACCCTGCATGTAAGTGGACATTGAAACGTCTCAGAAAATTCCCCGCGGTGGGGAGCAACAAGATATCTCatcatcttttctctttctaggTATTCTTGAAATAACTGCTGTTGATGTTGGAATCGTTGCCATCAAGGGCTTGTTTTCTGGCAGATACCTGGCCATGAATAAAAGAGGCAGACTTTATGCATCAGTAAGTTTTACTTAAGCCTGATGTATGCCTGTCATTTTCTATCTCCTCTTCCAGCGCGGACCACTGATTTCTTAGAAATAAATGTTTAGGAGAAAAGATTAATGTTGTAACAGATTTCTGCCTGGAActccaggatttttttttgacAACCAAAAAGCAGCCTTGTACCAGTGCAAAGAAGATGTTCCCTTGCTTTGCTACTGTCAGCCCAGCCAAAACCAAAAGAATGTATTTGGCAAAGGTATTTCACACAGCCAAAGACCAGGGCAGTTGAGTGCATTGAACCAGCCTTTGCAGTCCATCTCTATTCAAAATTATCCATATCTTCATCTGATGTAGATCTTGGACGCTAGTAGAGGACATATGTGTCAGACAGGGTATACAGAAGCAACTAAACATCTCTGTTACTGGAAAGCAGCCTACTGATGGGAGTTTCTTTGCACAGAGTATTTGGTTAGGCAGGGAAAGAATTCACGGGTACTAAAAGGCAGCAAAGGAAGCAGTGAGAAGGTGCAAGAAGATAAAATTGAAAATAAATACCTTATTCTACTCCTTTGACCCCTTTTTACATTTACTTttctgatctttgaggtcaaaTCTGAGCTCTACTGACATTACTGGGAGCCTTGTCTTTCCAGCCCAGCCAATATTTCCTCTCAGTGAACAAAATGCTTTAGCTTTGACTTCTTGGCACACtaaggtgattctgcctctgtgtgcaCTATGTGAATTATCTGCCTACTTGAGTTTCTTCCATTGTCTTTGATTACATCACTAGCAATCTTGAGATCTCTTGCTGTGTAACAGCCATACAGGGCAGCTTCCCCCAGAATCCTGTGGCATGGAAACAGATTTGGTGAGGGTAAGGCATGGCTACATGAAACTGGCTTCCTCCAATCAGTCATTCTATATAATTCAGTTGATTTTAACAGCGTGATATGTGAGCTTTACCCTGTGTGAATCCAGCTTAGGTAATACAATCAACTCTGTTGCCTCCCTGGTTTAATGTATTTTCCTCCACCTTTTCAAAAGTCTTCTGGTACTGTTCAGAACCTAGCTTCTATCATGTGTCTTCTGTGATGCAAAGACTGATTACTGGCCCTGTTTGTAATGATgatggctctctgctgctgcagagaagcagatcACAActttggaaaaggaaaatgcagcTAAAGTGGAACAAGGACGTatgagttctgctgtgtcaGAGCTATGTCTGGCTACTTCTGTGCTTTCAGTTCATATTCTGATTTAAATGGGCATTTGCTTCAATGAAGCTCCTCCATCAGCTCAGATAAAGAGTCTGCCCCAAAGAAATTAATTGGAGGAATGAATTTTCAAGTTCTTTaccatctttctttctttcttgtttgAAATAGTTGGGGGTTTCTTCCCTCCAGATTAATCTAACTGAATTAAAATAAGATTCAACACATTATGATCAAAACCCTCTTGTCTTAGACAGGATAAAAGCCTAGAGCAGGACTGCACAGAGAGTCCTTTTCTCTTGGACTTTCCTTTTTAGTTTGAGGAGCATCAGGCTATCCTGAAGTTTGTTCAGCTGTCGCATGCCAAGAAATAACAGCCATGAAATGTTTCTGTGCCACTAGAAAAGATAAGTTTTGCTGTTCCAGCTCAAGTTTGAGGGAGACTGTTCCAGACTCATATTTCAGAAGGGGCAATCCAGGAAAAGCCTTCCAGCTTTTTTTACTGAAGAAGTGAGATCTGAGAGCTCAGTTTAGGAGAAACGTCCTGAGTTTCCTTGCCTAGAAAAAAACTCTCCAAAAGCTTTAGTGATGTTATTGCTCCAGGAACCTGTGCAAGGGCCCTATTTCAAATAAGATTAGACTTCTCTGGGGATAATTGCCTAGGGAGTGTTTTATGAAGTAGCATTGGAATAACTCTGTTATCCCTTGCTTCACCAGATTTCCCCATGTCTATAAAATGAGTTTGTTGATTCTGCAGGATTCCTTTGTATCTTTGGCAGATTGGGATAATCCTCTAAGCTTATCCTCTGTCATAAACCATCTACGACCAAAACTAAGGCAGTCAGCACAACAAATCTACCTACATATGGTAGTTGCATGGGCTCCTGCAAGGCATCATGAGAAGACTGTGTCCTTGCAAGGAAGGGAACTTCCGTTTTACATCTGCAAAGCAGAGACATGTGGAGTCTTTTAAAATCTTGTTGAATGCCTATCAGCATTTCTGGGCAGTGAACAGCATTAAAAGCATGTTGTTAATGGAGcttatggctttttttttggtctcagCTTGGCTACCTGGGCCCTTTCCATGTCCTCAAGAGAGGTGATGTGAAATAAAAAACCTCAGTAAAGACCATGGTAGCAGTTCCCCTCTGCCTTATACATATCAGACACTGAAACCTTAACTACACAGCTACAGCAAAGATGATTTTGTGGGCAAGAAAAGGCATACAGTGTGGGAGATCCTTTACTCCTCTCAGGGAGGAAGAAGGACTTCCTTGCACCAGGTTTTTGCATGGTTTTCTCTCAGTTGAGGACCAGATAAAAAAGCAGCAAGGTCTGACAGATGATGTAAAGTATGAGCACCCAGAATGGATGTGTATCCTCCCTGccagctggtgacaaaggaaCAGCCTAGCATTTTGGAGAAACACACTGCTGGCCAGGGGGACTTCCACTTGGTATGGCAGCAACCAAGAAGCTTCATAAAGACATCGTATACTGATCAGCTATCTGCTCAACTACAAACCAGAGGTAATAGACTGCAAGTGTGTCTAACGACTAAGACACCAATTAAAGAATCACATTTTACATTAAACTGTAGGATTCTCTATTTTCAATAGATGTCAAAGTTTGATAGACAGCAGTTAAATCACCTATCCAGTTTGCAGGCAGATTCTGATCCATAAGAGTGAAAAGTACAAATTCACAGCAGAGCTATTCATTCCTATCCAAGGCcattttcctgttttcataCTGTTTTCTGACCTGTTCTGTCTTTGATCCACAGAGCTTGCTCACCCTGCTAACAGGGAGCACCTTGCTGCACAGCAACTCAGGCTCAGCACTTCTCTTCTGCTTGCCTTTTGTGGCACCAGCCTGAGTTTTTCCCACCACACGTGTTGCTGTCCTTATCTTAAAGCCCAAGGGAGGGTTGCTTAAGACTGTAGGGCAATCTTTTTGAGGTAGGAGAGAGCTATTACCTGTGCAGTCTTTCTCAAACGTTGTCATGTTTTCTTTACAGGAAAATTATAATGCAGAATGTGAGTTTGTGGAGAGGATCCATGAACTGGGTTACAACACCTATGCGTCCCGCTTCTACCGGACCGTACCCAACAGAGCCGGCACCAAGCGCAAAGCCAGTGCAGAGAGACTCTGGTATGTCTCAGTCAATGGGAAAGGACGACCCAGAAGGGGCTTTAAAACTCGCAGGACACAGAAATCATCCCTCTTCCTGCCCAGAGTGTTGGATAACAAAGACCATGAAATGGTCCGACTGTTCCACACGAATGTGAAATACCGAGAGAGTCTCCTGAAGCCCCCAAGCAAGAACCAGCGAAGAAGGAGAGGACGCtgatgggggtgggggagctTGGATAGGGGATGGAAATGACTGAGAGTCTTCAAATTGCTACTAAAAGAACTAACAGCTGTGATTGTACGACAGGCATTAACACGGGCGTGTCTTATACACTGCATGGTAGAACTGGAGGTCACATCACTTACTTTTAGCTATTGTAGAGTCGTTATCTGTGGTAAAAGAGATGTGAGCTGAAATAAGGCACGTTCCAATGTAAATTAGTTGGGTGTAATGATTTTGTCAATGACTGtcatattttcttttctaagAAAAAATCGAAAGCTCTTTTTCATTGCTAGTATTTTCATTGACACTTGCCACAGGGTGTTACCTCAGTGACCCTGTCCTCCCAGAGCCTATCCATCATTTATACTTACCAATCGTTTGTCCACAGAGAAGGTAGAGCACTGTCATGGCTCTTTTGGCAGTTCCATGTGAAAAGCTACATTGCTATTTTTATGGAATACAGGAGATAGAAAAGTGGTTTATTTTTTGACTtacatatatttatttttactttgcaATCATCCAGTATGGTACTTTTCCCAAGACCAGTGAAATCTTAGCTGCTTCAAACATTTCAGTGGACACACATGTTGCTAGAATACTCTTGAATTCAATTAAAAACCTGAAACATTTGTCCTTGTCATTCAGATAAGTGAATGTTGGTGAAGTGCCATTTGCATTGGCCAGGCTTGAGCAATATCTGCTTGTTTAACAGCTGATGCATCTTTTCCTAAAACAGGACCCTAAGGTGATGCAGGAGCTGAGTTTGTaatgtgaactgaacttgcGATATAGGAAAATTCAGCATTGGGGATGAGAGTCGTGAACAGGTACTTTTGTTTAGCTAAGTTTTCTAGAGGTGGTGCTGCATCTAGACTAAATATGTGGGAGGGAAAACGGCAGTTGCATTGGGCATGAATAAGGTGACTGCTAATTTGAGGTGGCTGCTATATTCTCAGCATCTTTAATTTTCAAGTGCTTGTTATTTTCACAAGGCAATCCTATACCTAAAGCTGCAAATCTAGACATGGATTAACAATCCTGAGTTTTGGTGCAATCTACACAAAAATATGTTCCTGTAGTTCTTTCAACTCTGATTCTGGTAGCTGACTTTTACAAGGGTGAGGAGAGCCCACATGATGAGTTTAATTCTGAGCAAAGGGTCAAGATTTTAAAAAATTCTCTTCATATGCAGGAGGTGACAGAGTAGCACAAGTATTTAGGTGCGCTTGAGAAGCATAAACAGTGCTCATTTCAGTGAGATGTGCCCTTGTGCTCTTCACTTCCTCAAATTAGGCCTTGGTACTGCAGAGTTGGAGGGAAGAAAGACAGCATTGCAAAATGAAAAACATTGCATGTGAATTGAACAAAAGATCTGTAAGATAAACACGACATTATCTAGAGGCAGGTAGATA contains these protein-coding regions:
- the FGF3 gene encoding fibroblast growth factor 3 — encoded protein: MVIIWILFLSLLQEPWSPGRAAGVPEAAGTSPSDPRLRRDAGGRGGVYEHLGGAPRRRKLYCATKYHLQIHPNGKINGTLEKNSVFSILEITAVDVGIVAIKGLFSGRYLAMNKRGRLYASENYNAECEFVERIHELGYNTYASRFYRTVPNRAGTKRKASAERLWYVSVNGKGRPRRGFKTRRTQKSSLFLPRVLDNKDHEMVRLFHTNVKYRESLLKPPSKNQRRRRGR